The DNA window ATTAGCAGCAGAAGGGTCCAGTTCCCCAGGAAGTGGCGCGGGTGGCGCAAAGCTTCCCCAACTCCAACTCCAACTCCAGATTCCCTCCTCCACTTGCTCCAAGCTTGACACCAACGACCGACGGCAACACCCGATCGTCACTCAAGGCCGCCAAATTTGaatttctttttttttttttcaccATCCAGCGCTCATGAGACGAGGCTGAGCTTGGAatggcggcccgcgcgcTGTGCCTCGGACTACCCTCATCGTATCATACTACTACGATGTGACGGCCCACCCATCCGCGACTCGTCGACCCAAGCACGTCCTGGCGCGTACAGCTAATAAGCCCCGTCCCTGACCGAGATGGATGATGCCGCCACCCTGCCCCTCATCCGTGGGTCCATCTCATTGCAAgacgcgctgctcgaggacgacgacatcatccaGAGCCTGGCTTACCCCGAGAAGCGCCTCGAATTCTGGTACCAGCTGTATCAATCTCGACCTTAAATCGAGCAACTAGTTGCGTCACACCTGAACGTGGCAAAGCCTGACGTGCAAGTTGAAGATGCGAAGCAATAGCTCCATGGTGGCTTCAATGCCTGCATTCCGGTTCGCATCGAATCTCATCAGCGGCGCAACGCCGGTCTCCCACAGCGTGTAATACTTCGACTGCCACTGCCTTATATGAGCGGCGAAGCACACGGGCTGGCCAGCGCCGATGAAACGCTCCGCTGCGAGGCTGCCACGTACCTGTGGCTTCAGGAACGCTGTCCCGATATCCCGATTCCTAAACTCCACGGCTTTGGTCTACCTTGTCTGCAATCAGTACTGGAAGCCTCCGTCTCACTAGTTATAGAGCTCACTTTCTGACTCGCCCTAGTTTACCGCTCTGGAAAACGTGCCGTTTTGGAACCGGCTTGCCTGGCAGATCCGCCGCATCCTAGCTTGGTTTCGGGGGCGAACGCTCCCGCGCTACTTTtcccatcggcggcggcatcttgCTGGCCTTGGATACCTTCTCTTGGAGTatgtggaggagggcgaaatgctcagctcgtcatggcagcggcgccgtgacGATCCAAAGCGACGAGCGAATCTCTTCCGCGGTCTCTCGCGAGTCATGGTGCGCCTAGCGAAGCTGCCGCTCCCACGCATAGGCTCCTGGACAATCGACGACGAAGGGGTCCTCAGTTTAACAAATCGGCCTCTTTCTATCCATGTTCACATGATTGAGAATGCGGGCATATCTAGTGGGATACCCAGAGACCGCACATACACGTCCACGGAGCAATACGTGCTCGACCTGCTAGCTTGTCAGGACAACCGAATCAGAGACCAGCCAAATTCTATACATAATGTCGAAGACGGCTACGAACAGCTTGCCGCGTTGACATCGCTGCGTGCCTGCCTCCCCACCTTCACAAGAGGCTCCCGCGACGGACTATTCGCACTCTCCCTCACCGACCCGAGTCGCGACAACATATTCGTCGACCAGGACTGGAACGTCACCAAGATCATCGACCTGGAGTGGGCGTGCGTCCTGCCCGTCGAgatgacctcgccgccctcctggCTTTCGAGCCAGCATCTCGACGAGGTAGCCCTCGAGCCGGACGATTACGTGCAGGTAGTCCAGGAGTTCTTCGAGGCCTCCGCAGCAGAGGAGCGATCCCGCTACCAGACGGACTCCTTCACGCGCACTATGCAGGATGCCTGGAGGACGGGGAGCTTTTGGTACACCCACGCGGTTAGCTCTCCAAGCCTCGTGGCTGCCATCTTCCCGTACCGCATACAGCCCTTGTTTGCGAAGCCTCGAGGATCTGATGGGGCGAGTTTCGAAAGTGTTGTTGCGCCTTTATGGGACCGCGACGTGCCTCAGTTTATTGCCGAGAAGCTTGCAGAGAAGGCACGGTACGCTGAGCGGCTGCGTGAGCTGTTTGCTGTGGCTACGGCACCAAGCGAAGGCGAGTCTACCTGTAACGCTGGCGATGGAAGCCAAAATGAGCAATAGTGGCAGACGAGCACATTGGCATGACTGCGATCGGTTCCAAAAGGCCTCTGGTTTGCCAGAAACTGTTCCAGAATTTTGCTCATAGACGGGGGGTACATCTAAGACCATAGACAACGACACCTCAAAATCACGAATACGGAGCGTCGTCTGCTGCGGTGGCAGACTCTTCGGGATGATTCGGTTGGAGAGGCACGCCTCCAAGTCTATCAGAAATACATATTGCAATCTTCATGCCGTCCCCTGCCATTGGCGTCAGCCGCTTGTCTCCATCTTGCACAACTAGCAGGTCAGGACGCCCCCCGAGTGGAGGCAGGGAGGAGTCGCCGCGACAGGCTCGATATGATTGCATGCGGTTATTGACGTagtggaggtggaggcggtggtTGAGCTAGAAAGAGGGCAGGAATAAGCCATAGAAATCGCGTAGGGAAGGTGCGTGAAGAGGAGAAGGCGGACGAAAGAGAAAGGCAGgtgcgcgggcgggcacgctTGCCCGTGTTGAACGGGCAGCTGCGAGCGAGCCCGCCTACCTGCCTGGCCAGCTGGCCGTGGGACACGTAACAATTGAAACCTTTCAAATGTGCCACCCGGTGCACACGCGCTCCATCACTTACTCCAACATCGCCTGAGTGACTCTCACCTAAACACGGCTGCGACTGTTCGAgtgctggccaaggcaaAACCCTGCCCGAGCAgcaccgcgccgcgtccgcccgcctcgtcctttATTTCACTTCTCTCCGCAGCCCCAATACCTTGCAATTCAGTTGGTGGCTAGGGCCTCTCGCTGGCTCTCCTTCTCCAAGGTTTCACGCCCGTGTGGTCGCGCACATCGTTCACTTGAGCGCCTTGTCTGGGACTGTTCTTTGCGAGAAACGAGGCACACATGCCTCTTCATCCTCTACCTCATCTTCAGGTTCGCCTTCTGCCTTACTGTCCCCCACTCCTCGCACGTCGTTGCGTATCTCCAGCCACCCGACCAGAGAATATGGCAGATGCCAACGGGAGGCCAATTCCCTCTGGAAACGAGCTCTTTGCGCGGCTTCCCTTGGAGGTAAGCTATTTCCTCTCCCACGCAGGAACTTGATCCTGTGGAGGGGGGCATGATCCTACCTTTGGTCTTGTGGATCCATAGTGCACCGAGGCGCCTGATACACCAACTGTGTTTACTATGAATTGTTGTGGGATTCCCATCGCATGCCGCTAACGTGGCGCTCTCGGTAGGTGCGAGCGATGATTTGGAAGGAAGCACTAATCTCAGAGGAATTCGTGTGGCCTCTTAATTCTCGTGACGCCACGCATATGTTTTACAATCAAACGAACCTGGGGGCCATGGGATGGCGTCATGTAGTCCCCCCGGTCAATGCGTTGATAGCCACCTGCCGGCTCTTCATGCAGGATCAGCGCGGCTTGCAGACCTTTTACACGGTAGTGGCCCTAGTTCGAATGGACGGTAGACTTATCGCCGCTGACCTTGACACATCAACCAGTATTCCAAGTTTAAGTTTCACGGCCCTCATGATATGGCAGTGTATCTGGCCGCTATAACACCTGACCGTCGAGCAGCCGTCACTCAGGTGACCGTCGCTTACAGCCGTCACGACCTCCAGCAACGGCCGGAAACTAACCCTTGGAAACGCTACATCGCCATGCTCGCGCAGTGTACACGCCTTCAGACCGTGCATCTGGCGGATATCCAAATTGAAAGACCATCATTTTGCAACACGTATGCAAGTGTCGAGAAGGATGTCGAGAAGGCTGTTGGAGATCTTGCTCTCCTGTTCACACAATCGATACATCGACTTCGCAGGCTCACAATCACTGGCAATCCCGTGCCAGAGCCCGGTCTCTCTCTCGAACCTGAATTTACACTCCAACTGGATAGGGCGGGCTACAAATTTGAATGGAACTGGAGAACGCCCCTGGGCTCCGTCCTTCCTGCAGAGTCTTTTCCTCCATTCAAACGCAAGCATGGCGTGCCATGTTTGAGCCTCGAGGGAAAAGAGCGGCTTGAATCTGCTTGGCACAGCCTTTGCAGCAATGATCAGGAGCAAAATCCTATCAACCAGAAACATCTTCAGGAGTGCTACCAAAGAACCCGGCTTCGCGTCTTTGGTGAGTCACGATGTGACCTCGATAAGACCCCCTTTGTGTCGGGGCGGACTCGCGC is part of the Purpureocillium takamizusanense chromosome 7, complete sequence genome and encodes:
- a CDS encoding uncharacterized protein (COG:H~EggNog:ENOG503NXWK), which translates into the protein MSGEAHGLASADETLRCEAATYLWLQERCPDIPIPKLHGFGLPCLQSFTALENVPFWNRLAWQIRRILAWFRGRTLPRYFSHRRRHLAGLGYLLLEYVEEGEMLSSSWQRRRDDPKRRANLFRGLSRVMVRLAKLPLPRIGSWTIDDEGVLSLTNRPLSIHVHMIENAGISSGIPRDRTYTSTEQYVLDLLACQDNRIRDQPNSIHNVEDGYEQLAALTSLRACLPTFTRGSRDGLFALSLTDPSRDNIFVDQDWNVTKIIDLEWACVLPVEMTSPPSWLSSQHLDEVALEPDDYVQVVQEFFEASAAEERSRYQTDSFTRTMQDAWRTGSFWYTHAVSSPSLVAAIFPYRIQPLFAKPRGSDGASFESVVAPLWDRDVPQFIAEKLAEKARYAERLRELFAVATAPSEGESTCNAGDGSQNEQ